Proteins co-encoded in one Diaminobutyricimonas sp. LJ205 genomic window:
- a CDS encoding NAD(P)/FAD-dependent oxidoreductase → MIDATVVGAGPNGLAAAVTLARAGLQVRLVERADTVGGGMRSAELTLPGHLSDVCSAVHPAALASPFFRAFGLTQRVDFVIPELSYAHPLDGGRAGLAWRDLERTAEGLGPDGDAWRRLFAPILEHLDGVVDFTGSQLLRVPRDPVATVTYGLRVLEQGTGVGRLRFADATAPAMLAGVAAHAGRPVPSLPAAGAGLLLAAHAHARGWGYPRGGSQAIAEALASDFLAHGGRLDLGVMVRSRADLEPSRAILLDTSARFLDEFAGDALPARYRRRLAGYRYGVGAAKVDFALSSPVPWEAEAVRLAPTVHLGGTAGAISRAERLPHKHAVAARPYVLLCQPSVLDPTRAPDGHHMVWAYIHVPRGSSFDPTETVTAQIERFAPGFRDLVLASSAHSARQLAEYNPNYLGGDILGGALSLTQLLRRPVTSPTPWRTPVEGLYLCSAATPPGPAVHGMNGWYAATLALRDVFGIRHLPSLGAS, encoded by the coding sequence GTGATCGACGCGACGGTCGTCGGCGCCGGCCCGAACGGACTCGCCGCGGCGGTCACCCTGGCCAGGGCCGGTCTTCAGGTGCGACTCGTCGAGCGGGCCGACACGGTCGGCGGGGGAATGCGCAGCGCCGAATTGACCCTGCCCGGCCACCTCAGCGACGTCTGTTCGGCGGTGCACCCGGCTGCGCTCGCCTCGCCGTTCTTCCGAGCGTTCGGACTTACTCAGCGGGTGGACTTCGTCATCCCCGAGCTGTCCTACGCGCATCCGCTCGACGGTGGACGCGCGGGCCTCGCCTGGCGTGACCTCGAGCGCACCGCGGAAGGACTCGGCCCCGACGGCGACGCCTGGCGGCGCTTGTTCGCTCCGATCCTCGAGCACCTCGACGGTGTCGTCGACTTCACCGGCTCGCAGCTGCTCCGGGTGCCGCGCGACCCGGTTGCCACGGTCACCTACGGGCTGCGGGTGCTGGAGCAGGGCACCGGCGTCGGTCGGCTGCGATTCGCGGATGCCACGGCGCCCGCGATGCTCGCCGGGGTCGCCGCGCACGCCGGCCGACCGGTGCCATCGCTGCCGGCAGCCGGCGCCGGGCTGCTGCTCGCCGCGCACGCCCATGCCCGCGGCTGGGGGTACCCGCGCGGCGGGTCGCAGGCGATCGCCGAGGCGCTCGCTTCGGACTTTCTCGCGCACGGCGGTCGTCTCGATCTCGGCGTCATGGTTCGATCCCGCGCCGATCTGGAACCCTCCCGGGCGATCCTTCTCGACACCTCCGCGCGCTTCCTCGATGAGTTCGCCGGTGATGCGCTGCCGGCCCGCTACCGGCGGCGGCTGGCCGGCTATCGCTACGGCGTCGGCGCCGCGAAAGTCGATTTCGCCCTGTCTTCTCCGGTGCCGTGGGAGGCCGAGGCGGTGAGGTTGGCACCGACCGTGCACCTCGGCGGCACCGCCGGGGCGATCAGCCGCGCCGAGCGGCTGCCGCACAAGCACGCGGTGGCCGCGCGACCGTATGTGCTGCTCTGCCAGCCGAGTGTGCTCGATCCCACCCGGGCACCGGACGGGCACCACATGGTGTGGGCGTACATCCACGTGCCGCGCGGGTCGAGCTTCGATCCGACCGAAACGGTGACCGCGCAGATCGAACGGTTCGCGCCGGGCTTCCGGGATCTCGTGCTAGCGAGCAGTGCCCATTCGGCGCGCCAGCTGGCCGAGTACAACCCGAACTACCTGGGCGGCGACATCCTCGGCGGCGCGCTCAGCCTCACCCAATTGTTGCGCCGCCCGGTGACCTCGCCCACCCCGTGGCGGACCCCGGTCGAGGGCCTGTATCTGTGCTCGGCGGCAACTCCTCCCGGCCCTGCGGTGCACGGTATGAACGGCTGGTACGCCGCGACCTTGGCGCTGCGGGACGTCTTCGGCATCCGGCATTTGCCGTCGTTGGGGGCATCCTGA
- a CDS encoding TadE family type IV pilus minor pilin yields MRSRSAGSERGSVTAEFAAAMPAVVLVLAVCIGGTNLGAQHVRIQDAAADVARALARGDPEIAAGRVASVGGSLAVDRRGDLVCAGLSVASAVLPLAGAITIRAESCALEGGR; encoded by the coding sequence GTGCGCTCACGCTCGGCGGGTAGCGAGCGCGGCAGTGTCACCGCTGAGTTCGCTGCGGCGATGCCCGCGGTGGTGCTGGTGCTCGCGGTCTGCATCGGCGGGACCAACCTGGGTGCCCAGCACGTGCGTATCCAGGATGCCGCGGCGGACGTAGCCCGCGCCCTGGCTCGCGGCGATCCCGAGATCGCTGCCGGCCGGGTGGCCTCCGTCGGAGGATCGCTCGCGGTCGATCGGCGCGGCGACCTCGTGTGCGCCGGGCTCAGCGTGGCGTCGGCCGTGCTCCCGCTCGCGGGAGCGATCACAATCCGGGCCGAGAGTTGCGCGCTCGAGGGCGGCCGGTGA
- a CDS encoding transglycosylase domain-containing protein, translating into MSAKKEKRSGAFGALLGMLGLSGVAGLLVAIMVTPAIAVTGMTANNSIGIFNELPEYATLGDDLAQRVTLYGLQDGQQVPFATIFETNREEVGWDQISQYAKDAAVYGEDARFYEHGGVDVQSVARALVGNLASGEVESGGSTLTMQLIKNINVEAANRLTDPDERSAAYKEATRQTMDRKLKEMKLAIGLEKEYDKQTILLSYLNIAHFGGVTYGIEAAAQRYFGITSAELSPAQAASLIAMVQAPNARSLDKEENFENNRVRRDYVLNQMFKYEALTQEEFDAAIATPIQPNLQPLQTGCMSATTGQYFCDAVVKELQAHEAFGATPEERKAAFRNGYDVYTTIDLNMQNHAQATMVKWVPETDPRFHLGGAAVGIEPGTGRTLYMTQNTRFDDTRDGGGPGTTSVNYNTDFDRGGSSGFQAGSTFKIFTLAQWLKAGHGLNEHVSGTPRTWKQNEFTYCGSKMSGTDYAPKNSGGSAASVSVLSATASSVNAAFLNMARELDLCDIRDTAASLGVHTATGPKDGEDVMSNISDLIGVGEDHVSVSTIAAAFAGIAARGLFCSPILIDRVVKFNGEELAPPASQCTQGIDPEIADAMIHALKGVISGGTGSASRASGAPMFGKTGSTTLYNQTWMGAATTKVASAVWIGNVKGVPGQALNRTNINGTSASNLRHRLTSEMFNVWNDWRGGDNWPAAKSNYLSGRNNPVPDLAGDTPEQAKKVLEGLGFGYADGGPVASAIASGRVAHTDPGAGASAPRGRIVTVYTSDGSLAATMPNVVGKELKQATDELKSAGFDSISVNYRGGQQGGTCMVEASDPGAGAATAKNAAVTLTASCTGQPGQPGQPGTTPPGPPQNG; encoded by the coding sequence ATGTCTGCCAAAAAGGAGAAGCGCTCAGGTGCATTTGGGGCGCTCCTGGGGATGCTCGGCCTCAGTGGAGTCGCCGGCCTGCTGGTCGCCATCATGGTCACTCCCGCCATCGCGGTCACCGGCATGACAGCCAACAACTCGATCGGCATCTTCAATGAGTTGCCCGAGTACGCGACGCTCGGTGACGACCTCGCCCAGCGCGTCACCCTGTACGGCCTGCAGGACGGTCAGCAAGTGCCGTTCGCCACGATCTTCGAGACCAACCGCGAGGAAGTCGGCTGGGACCAGATCTCGCAGTACGCGAAGGATGCCGCCGTCTACGGCGAGGACGCCCGGTTCTATGAGCATGGCGGTGTCGACGTCCAGTCGGTGGCGCGCGCGCTAGTTGGCAACCTCGCTTCGGGCGAGGTCGAGAGTGGCGGCTCAACTCTCACGATGCAGTTGATCAAGAACATCAACGTCGAGGCCGCGAACCGGCTCACCGACCCCGACGAGCGATCGGCGGCCTACAAGGAGGCCACTCGCCAAACGATGGATCGCAAGCTCAAGGAGATGAAGCTCGCGATCGGGCTTGAGAAGGAGTACGACAAGCAGACCATTCTGCTGAGCTACCTGAACATCGCCCACTTCGGCGGAGTGACGTACGGCATCGAGGCCGCCGCGCAGCGCTACTTCGGCATCACGTCCGCGGAACTCTCCCCTGCCCAGGCTGCGAGTCTCATCGCGATGGTGCAGGCACCGAACGCGCGCAGCCTGGACAAGGAGGAGAACTTCGAGAACAACCGCGTGCGTCGCGACTACGTCCTGAACCAAATGTTCAAGTACGAGGCGCTCACGCAGGAGGAGTTCGACGCGGCGATCGCCACACCGATCCAGCCGAACCTGCAGCCACTCCAGACCGGTTGCATGAGCGCGACGACAGGCCAGTACTTCTGCGACGCCGTGGTCAAGGAGTTGCAGGCCCATGAAGCCTTCGGCGCTACCCCGGAGGAGCGGAAGGCTGCTTTCCGCAATGGGTACGACGTTTACACGACCATCGATCTGAACATGCAGAACCACGCGCAGGCGACGATGGTCAAGTGGGTTCCTGAAACGGACCCGCGCTTCCATCTGGGTGGTGCGGCTGTCGGTATCGAGCCCGGTACCGGTCGCACCCTGTATATGACTCAGAACACGCGGTTTGACGACACCAGAGACGGCGGCGGACCCGGCACGACTTCCGTGAACTACAACACCGACTTCGATCGCGGCGGCTCAAGCGGTTTCCAGGCCGGATCGACGTTCAAGATCTTCACGCTCGCTCAGTGGTTGAAAGCGGGACACGGCCTGAACGAACATGTCTCGGGGACACCAAGAACGTGGAAGCAGAACGAGTTCACCTACTGCGGGTCGAAGATGAGCGGTACAGATTACGCCCCGAAGAACTCGGGCGGCTCCGCCGCGAGCGTCAGCGTGCTCTCCGCGACGGCTAGCTCAGTCAACGCCGCCTTCTTGAACATGGCCCGCGAACTCGACCTCTGTGACATTCGCGACACCGCAGCGTCACTCGGGGTGCACACCGCCACGGGTCCCAAAGACGGCGAGGACGTGATGTCGAACATTTCCGACCTGATCGGCGTCGGTGAAGACCATGTTTCAGTGAGCACAATCGCCGCGGCGTTCGCCGGCATCGCGGCACGCGGCCTGTTCTGCTCGCCGATCCTGATCGACCGTGTCGTGAAGTTCAATGGCGAGGAACTCGCCCCACCGGCTTCGCAGTGCACCCAGGGCATCGACCCGGAGATCGCGGACGCGATGATCCACGCGCTGAAGGGCGTCATCAGTGGCGGCACCGGGTCAGCGTCGCGCGCCAGCGGCGCCCCGATGTTCGGTAAGACCGGATCGACAACCCTCTACAACCAGACGTGGATGGGAGCCGCGACGACTAAGGTCGCGAGTGCGGTGTGGATTGGGAACGTTAAAGGGGTTCCCGGCCAGGCGCTCAACCGAACGAACATCAACGGCACCAGCGCCAGCAACCTCCGGCACCGTCTGACGAGCGAGATGTTCAATGTCTGGAACGACTGGCGCGGCGGCGACAACTGGCCCGCCGCAAAGTCGAACTACTTGAGCGGCAGGAACAACCCCGTCCCAGATCTCGCCGGCGATACCCCTGAGCAGGCCAAGAAGGTCTTGGAAGGACTCGGCTTCGGATACGCCGATGGTGGGCCCGTGGCATCCGCAATCGCCTCCGGCCGCGTTGCGCACACCGACCCCGGTGCCGGCGCGAGCGCACCGCGCGGACGCATCGTCACCGTGTACACCAGTGACGGATCGCTCGCCGCGACCATGCCGAACGTGGTCGGCAAGGAACTGAAGCAGGCGACCGATGAGCTGAAGTCTGCCGGTTTTGACTCGATCAGCGTGAATTACCGGGGCGGCCAGCAGGGCGGCACCTGTATGGTCGAGGCCTCGGATCCGGGGGCGGGCGCCGCCACAGCGAAGAATGCTGCGGTGACGCTCACCGCGTCCTGCACCGGCCAGCCGGGTCAGCCTGGTCAGCCAGGCACCACTCCACCCGGCCCGCCGCAGAACGGCTAG
- a CDS encoding DUF4244 domain-containing protein, producing MTRMRRLLRRLRRQDDGAATAEYAIATMAAVGFAGLLVIIMRSDEVRGILTDLVRSALTLGG from the coding sequence ATGACACGGATGAGGCGATTGCTGCGGCGGTTGCGCCGACAGGATGATGGCGCGGCCACCGCGGAGTACGCGATCGCGACGATGGCAGCGGTCGGTTTTGCCGGGCTGCTGGTCATCATCATGCGCTCGGACGAGGTGCGCGGCATCCTCACCGACCTGGTGCGAAGTGCGCTCACGCTCGGCGGGTAG
- a CDS encoding RidA family protein, whose amino-acid sequence MSQVVNRLKELGLTLPAVSAPAGAYVPAVVSGNLVFTAGQLPYVDGVLNATGKVGSEISAEDAAGLARTCALNALAAAASVIGSLDRVTRVVKVVGFVASDPAFTGQPGVINGASNLLGEVFGEAGQHARSAVGVAALPLDSPVEVELILEFA is encoded by the coding sequence ATGAGCCAGGTTGTGAACCGGCTCAAGGAGCTCGGACTCACCCTCCCCGCCGTCTCCGCCCCGGCCGGCGCCTACGTTCCCGCCGTGGTGTCCGGCAATCTGGTCTTCACCGCTGGTCAGCTGCCCTACGTCGACGGCGTGCTGAACGCCACCGGCAAGGTCGGCTCGGAAATCTCGGCCGAGGATGCCGCGGGCCTCGCCCGCACCTGTGCGCTGAACGCCCTGGCCGCGGCGGCGTCGGTGATCGGATCGCTTGACCGGGTGACTCGCGTGGTCAAGGTCGTCGGCTTCGTGGCATCCGACCCGGCCTTCACCGGGCAGCCCGGCGTGATCAACGGTGCCTCGAACCTGCTCGGCGAGGTGTTCGGCGAGGCCGGGCAGCATGCCCGCTCCGCCGTCGGCGTCGCGGCACTGCCGCTCGACTCGCCTGTCGAGGTTGAGCTGATCCTCGAGTTCGCGTAA
- a CDS encoding CpaF family protein codes for MTDPGGSSAPHEHERFVAVRPGMRRDGWGTTPRTRGSLDEFGPLARLAAEPAVTDVFANGSGGVWADRGDGSIRQPIELGESELRELAVRLIAAGGRHIDEASPCVDVRLHDGIRVHAVLPPISPAGTLLSIRLPRLERLSVDDLDAQGFFAAVGLRTVRALVRRRANLLITGAGGSGKTTLLSALLADATSAERIVAIEDVGELRVPHPQFVSLEARQANLEGAGEVGLARLVREALRMRPDRLVLGECRGAEVRELLAALNTGHDGGAGTLHANSLGDVPARLEALGALAGCQLKQWRGRPSARSTQYCTWSGATGCASWCSWAGSGWMTATGSALSRSDHEPIRRAGHR; via the coding sequence ATGACCGATCCCGGCGGATCGAGCGCCCCGCACGAGCACGAACGGTTCGTTGCCGTACGCCCCGGTATGCGCCGTGATGGCTGGGGTACAACGCCTCGAACCCGCGGGTCGCTCGACGAGTTCGGACCGCTCGCCCGGCTCGCCGCGGAGCCTGCTGTCACCGACGTGTTCGCCAATGGTTCCGGCGGGGTGTGGGCGGATCGCGGCGACGGTTCGATCCGGCAGCCGATCGAACTCGGCGAGTCCGAACTGCGCGAGCTGGCGGTGCGCCTGATCGCGGCCGGCGGGCGGCACATCGACGAAGCGTCCCCGTGCGTGGACGTACGGCTGCATGACGGTATCCGGGTGCATGCCGTGCTTCCGCCGATCTCGCCGGCCGGCACCCTGCTGTCGATCCGCTTGCCCCGACTGGAACGGCTGAGCGTCGACGACCTCGATGCGCAGGGTTTCTTCGCCGCGGTCGGCTTGCGGACCGTGCGCGCCCTCGTCCGGCGACGGGCGAACCTGCTGATCACCGGGGCCGGCGGGAGCGGTAAGACGACATTGCTGTCCGCGCTGCTCGCGGACGCGACATCCGCCGAACGGATCGTCGCGATCGAGGACGTCGGCGAGCTTCGTGTGCCACATCCCCAGTTCGTCAGCCTGGAGGCGCGGCAGGCGAACCTGGAGGGGGCCGGCGAGGTCGGTCTCGCACGGCTGGTGCGTGAGGCGCTGCGGATGCGGCCGGACCGGCTGGTGCTCGGCGAGTGCCGCGGCGCCGAGGTTCGCGAACTGCTTGCCGCGTTGAACACGGGCCACGACGGCGGGGCGGGCACACTGCACGCCAACTCGCTCGGCGACGTGCCCGCGCGGTTGGAAGCCCTCGGCGCGCTCGCGGGATGTCAGCTGAAGCAGTGGCGCGGCAGACCGTCAGCGCGCTCGACGCAGTACTGCACCTGGAGCGGCGCGACGGGGTGCGCAAGCTGGTGCAGCTGGGCCGGTTCCGGCTGGATGACCGCGACCGGCTCGGCATTGAGCCGATCCGACCATGAGCCGATCCGCCGGGCCGGGCATCGGTGA
- a CDS encoding DUF4177 domain-containing protein, giving the protein MRTWEYLTTPLIVHNTAAILNNWGEQGWELVQVVQGPEGGLVAYLKREKVSE; this is encoded by the coding sequence ATGCGTACTTGGGAATATCTGACAACACCGTTGATCGTGCACAACACGGCAGCGATCCTCAACAACTGGGGAGAGCAGGGCTGGGAGCTCGTGCAAGTCGTGCAGGGTCCGGAGGGCGGCCTTGTCGCCTACCTGAAGCGGGAGAAGGTGTCCGAATGA
- a CDS encoding type II secretion system F family protein gives MSRSAGPGIGDGPDAVAAVVQRLAVLLSAGVPPQTAWGYLDITPAVSTVTEAVARGAAVTEAIDAAGSAGAAWRALAAAWAVATEAGAPLAPALREFATSLRSLAQAEREIRVALAGPIATARLVMVLPAVAVLFGLALGFNTLEVLTTSPAGIGCLILGLTLLAAGRAWNRRMVKAATPTDPAPGLLFDLVAIALAGGAPLDRARDGAVRAAAERGIVGDEVAIDRVLELSRRAGVPAGELLRSEAEELRRTARSDAQQRAASLSVKLMLPLGACVLPAFMLLGVAPLMLSVISSTVVSF, from the coding sequence ATGAGCCGATCCGCCGGGCCGGGCATCGGTGACGGGCCGGACGCGGTGGCCGCGGTCGTGCAGCGGCTGGCGGTGCTGTTGTCGGCGGGCGTTCCGCCACAGACGGCGTGGGGCTACCTGGACATCACACCGGCGGTGAGCACCGTGACCGAGGCTGTCGCTCGTGGTGCCGCAGTCACCGAGGCGATCGATGCCGCCGGGTCGGCCGGTGCGGCGTGGCGGGCGCTGGCTGCCGCGTGGGCGGTGGCGACTGAGGCGGGCGCGCCGCTGGCGCCCGCGCTGCGGGAGTTCGCGACATCCCTCCGCTCGCTCGCTCAGGCGGAACGGGAGATCCGCGTGGCACTCGCCGGTCCGATCGCCACCGCCAGGCTGGTGATGGTGTTGCCCGCCGTGGCGGTGCTGTTCGGGCTGGCGCTCGGCTTCAACACGCTCGAAGTGCTGACGACGTCGCCCGCGGGCATTGGCTGCCTGATTCTTGGACTGACGCTGCTCGCTGCGGGACGGGCCTGGAACCGGCGGATGGTGAAGGCGGCGACCCCGACGGATCCGGCGCCGGGGCTGCTCTTCGACCTGGTCGCCATCGCGCTGGCGGGTGGGGCGCCGCTGGATCGGGCGAGGGATGGCGCGGTTCGCGCGGCCGCGGAGCGGGGGATCGTGGGGGACGAGGTCGCGATCGATCGGGTCCTCGAGTTGTCACGGCGAGCCGGGGTGCCCGCCGGTGAACTGCTGCGCAGTGAGGCCGAAGAACTGCGGCGCACCGCCCGCAGCGATGCCCAGCAGCGGGCGGCGTCGCTGTCGGTGAAGCTGATGTTGCCGCTTGGCGCGTGCGTGCTTCCCGCGTTCATGCTGCTCGGGGTGGCGCCGCTGATGCTCAGTGTCATCTCCTCCACGGTGGTGAGTTTCTGA
- the acs gene encoding acetate--CoA ligase, with protein sequence MNAIDSLLHENRRFAPSPEFTAQAVASADLYEQAKADRLEFWAEQARTLHWNTPFTQTLDWNNAPFARWFADGRLNVAYNCLDRHVIAGNGDRVAIHWEGEPGDSRSITYAELTAEVKKAANLLTALGVKQGDRVAIYLPMIPEAVIAMLAVARIGAVHSVVFGGFSADSLRTRIEDASAKVVITADGGYRKGKVFPLKGTVDAALAAGGSTVKHVLVVKRGGNDIDWTTGRDLWWDEELAQVDADHVAKPFEAENPLFILYTSGTTGKPKGILHTSGGYLTQTAFTHKAVFDLHPETDVYWCTADVGWVTGHSYVVYGPLANGATQVMYEGTPDTPHPGRWWEIIEKYGVSILYTAPTAIRSFMKIGREHPQKFDLSSLRVLGSVGEPINPEAWVWYRDVIGGGTTPVVDTWWQTETGAIMVSALPGVTTTKPGSAQVPIPGISIDVLGDDGKHVGAGNGGLLVVTEPWPSMLRGIWGDPERFIETYWEKFDFAGTPQRRMYFAGDGARLDEDGDIWLMGRVDDVMNVSGHRLSTAEIESALVSHPIVAEAAVVGAADETSGQAVVAFVILRQSQADAQTPEEASVLLRSHVAEQIGAIARPKQVFVVSELPKTRSGKIMRRLLQDVAEGREIGDTTTLADTSVMTIIAKTVH encoded by the coding sequence ATGAACGCGATCGACAGCCTGCTGCACGAGAACCGCCGCTTTGCGCCGAGTCCGGAGTTCACCGCCCAAGCCGTGGCATCCGCTGACCTGTACGAGCAGGCGAAAGCCGACCGCCTCGAGTTCTGGGCCGAGCAGGCCCGCACTCTGCACTGGAACACCCCGTTCACCCAGACCCTGGATTGGAACAACGCCCCGTTCGCGCGCTGGTTCGCCGACGGACGGCTGAACGTCGCCTACAACTGCCTCGACCGGCACGTGATCGCCGGCAACGGCGACCGGGTGGCGATCCACTGGGAGGGTGAGCCGGGTGATTCGCGTTCGATCACCTATGCGGAGCTGACCGCCGAGGTGAAGAAGGCCGCGAACCTGCTCACCGCGCTCGGCGTGAAGCAGGGTGACCGGGTGGCGATCTACCTGCCGATGATTCCCGAGGCCGTCATCGCCATGCTCGCGGTCGCCCGCATCGGCGCCGTGCACTCGGTGGTGTTCGGCGGCTTCAGCGCGGACTCGTTGCGCACCCGCATTGAGGACGCCAGCGCAAAGGTCGTCATCACCGCCGACGGCGGCTACCGCAAGGGCAAGGTGTTCCCATTGAAGGGGACGGTGGATGCCGCGCTGGCGGCCGGTGGCTCCACGGTCAAGCACGTGCTGGTCGTGAAGCGCGGCGGCAACGACATCGACTGGACCACCGGCCGCGACCTCTGGTGGGACGAAGAACTCGCCCAGGTCGACGCCGACCATGTGGCGAAGCCGTTCGAGGCCGAGAACCCGCTGTTCATCCTGTACACCTCGGGAACAACGGGCAAGCCGAAGGGCATCCTGCACACCTCGGGCGGCTACCTCACCCAGACCGCGTTCACCCACAAGGCGGTGTTCGACCTGCACCCGGAGACCGACGTCTACTGGTGCACCGCCGACGTCGGCTGGGTGACCGGGCACAGCTACGTCGTCTACGGGCCGCTTGCCAACGGCGCCACCCAGGTGATGTACGAGGGCACCCCGGACACCCCGCACCCCGGTCGCTGGTGGGAGATCATCGAGAAGTACGGTGTCAGCATCCTGTACACGGCGCCGACCGCGATCCGCTCGTTCATGAAGATCGGCCGCGAGCACCCGCAGAAGTTCGACCTGTCGTCGCTGCGTGTGCTCGGTTCCGTCGGTGAGCCGATCAACCCCGAGGCGTGGGTCTGGTACCGCGACGTGATCGGCGGCGGCACCACTCCTGTGGTGGACACCTGGTGGCAGACCGAGACCGGGGCGATCATGGTTTCCGCCCTGCCGGGAGTCACCACAACCAAGCCGGGGTCGGCGCAGGTGCCGATCCCGGGCATCTCGATCGACGTGCTCGGCGACGACGGCAAACACGTCGGCGCTGGGAACGGCGGGCTCCTCGTGGTCACCGAACCGTGGCCGTCGATGCTGCGCGGCATCTGGGGCGACCCGGAACGGTTCATCGAGACCTACTGGGAGAAGTTCGACTTCGCCGGCACCCCGCAGCGGCGCATGTACTTCGCCGGCGACGGCGCGCGCCTCGACGAGGACGGCGACATCTGGCTGATGGGCCGCGTCGACGACGTGATGAACGTATCCGGGCACCGGCTGTCCACCGCCGAGATCGAGTCGGCGCTGGTGTCGCACCCGATCGTGGCGGAAGCCGCCGTGGTGGGCGCGGCCGACGAAACCAGCGGCCAGGCCGTCGTCGCCTTCGTCATCCTGCGGCAGAGCCAGGCCGACGCGCAGACGCCGGAGGAGGCATCCGTCCTGCTGCGTTCGCACGTGGCCGAGCAGATCGGCGCGATCGCACGTCCGAAGCAGGTGTTCGTGGTCAGCGAGCTGCCGAAGACCCGCTCAGGCAAGATCATGCGCAGGTTGCTGCAGGATGTCGCGGAGGGACGCGAGATCGGCGACACGACAACCCTCGCCGACACGTCGGTGATGACCATCATCGCGAAGACGGTGCACTAG
- a CDS encoding lipase maturation factor family protein translates to MDWLYAHDYDLARQVLQRGIGVMYLIAFCSTAAQFRVLLGEHGLLPVPHLLHGYSRGPSLFRLRYSDRLLLVVATAGIILAASVVLGLPQLGPPWVPMLVFLALYGLYLSIVNVGQTFYAFGWESLILEAGFLAAFLGSNQVPPPTPILVLFAWLVFRLEFGAGMIKMRGDVVWRDLTALYYHHETQPMPNPVSRFAHHLPKPVHKLEVLGNHFAQLIVPWLLFFPQPIKSAAAAVIILTQLWLVTTGNFAWLNWITIVLAFCGVSDTVAHWLLPAIPLGWGAPTEAPIWWLVLVWAVTLLMVVLSYWPARNLLRHRQLMNASFNPWHLVNAYGAFGSITRPRYEVIVEGTTEENPDDGWREYEFKGKPGNVMRMPRQYAPYHLRLDWLMWFLPLRGGPERWFLVFLTRLLEADAPTLRMLRLDPFDGDPPRWVRARLFIYRYSTRAEKRETGAWWVRDEITEFVPPLSLRAS, encoded by the coding sequence GTGGACTGGCTATACGCGCACGACTACGACCTCGCGCGGCAAGTGCTGCAACGCGGGATCGGCGTCATGTACCTCATCGCCTTCTGCTCGACCGCCGCCCAGTTCCGGGTGCTGCTCGGCGAGCATGGGCTGCTGCCGGTGCCGCACCTGTTGCACGGCTACTCGCGGGGGCCGAGCCTGTTCCGCTTGCGGTACAGCGACCGGCTCCTGCTGGTCGTCGCCACGGCGGGCATCATCCTCGCGGCATCCGTTGTCCTGGGCTTGCCGCAACTCGGCCCGCCCTGGGTGCCGATGCTGGTCTTCCTGGCGCTGTACGGGCTCTACCTGTCGATCGTGAACGTGGGGCAGACCTTCTATGCATTCGGCTGGGAGAGCCTGATCCTCGAGGCTGGCTTCCTCGCGGCGTTCCTCGGCTCGAACCAGGTCCCGCCGCCGACGCCGATCCTGGTGCTGTTCGCCTGGCTGGTGTTCCGGCTGGAGTTCGGCGCCGGCATGATCAAGATGCGCGGCGATGTGGTGTGGCGCGACTTGACCGCACTGTATTACCACCATGAGACCCAGCCGATGCCGAATCCGGTGAGCCGGTTCGCGCACCATCTGCCGAAGCCGGTGCACAAACTGGAGGTGCTCGGCAACCACTTCGCGCAGCTGATCGTGCCGTGGCTGCTCTTCTTTCCGCAGCCGATCAAGAGCGCGGCGGCCGCGGTGATCATCCTCACCCAGCTCTGGCTGGTCACCACCGGCAACTTCGCCTGGCTGAACTGGATCACGATCGTGCTCGCCTTCTGCGGCGTGAGCGACACGGTGGCGCACTGGCTGCTGCCGGCGATCCCGCTCGGCTGGGGAGCGCCCACCGAGGCGCCGATCTGGTGGCTGGTGCTGGTCTGGGCGGTGACCCTGCTGATGGTCGTGCTCAGCTACTGGCCGGCGCGCAACCTGCTGCGCCACCGGCAGCTGATGAACGCGAGCTTCAACCCCTGGCACCTGGTGAACGCGTACGGCGCATTCGGCAGCATCACCAGACCGCGCTACGAAGTCATCGTCGAGGGCACCACCGAGGAGAATCCCGACGACGGCTGGCGGGAGTACGAGTTCAAAGGTAAACCGGGCAATGTGATGCGGATGCCCCGGCAGTACGCCCCCTACCACCTGCGCCTGGACTGGCTGATGTGGTTCCTGCCGCTGCGCGGCGGGCCGGAACGCTGGTTCCTCGTCTTCCTCACCCGGCTGCTGGAAGCCGATGCGCCAACCCTGCGGATGCTGCGGCTCGACCCATTCGACGGCGATCCGCCGCGCTGGGTCCGGGCCCGGCTGTTCATCTACCGCTACTCGACCCGCGCCGAGAAGCGGGAGACCGGCGCCTGGTGGGTGCGCGATGAGATCACCGAGTTCGTGCCGCCGCTCTCGCTGAGGGCATCATGA